A window of the Streptomyces luomodiensis genome harbors these coding sequences:
- the secY gene encoding preprotein translocase subunit SecY produces MLTAFARAFKTPDLRKKLLFTLGIIVLFRLGQHVPIPGIDYKNVQTCMDLAKGQQGLFGLVNMFSGGALLQITIFALGIMPYITASIILQLLTVVIPRLEALKKEGQTGQAKITQYTRYLTIALAILQGTGLVATARSGSLFQSCPVGGQIVRDDSIFTTAVMVITMTAGTALIMWLGELVTDRGIGNGMSILMFVSIAAGFPSAMWSIKQQGKIMGGWLEFSLVILCGLAMVALVVFVEQAQRRIPVQYAKRMIGRRSYGGTSTYIPMKVNQAGVIPVIFASSLLYIPALIVQFSNSKAGWATWISQNFVKGDHPIYIATYFLLIVFFAFFYVAISFNPEEVADNMKKYGGFIPGIRAGRPTAEYLSYVLNRITWPGALYLGLIALVPTVALVTLNANQNFPFGGTSILIIVGVGLETVKQIESQLQQRHYEGFLR; encoded by the coding sequence GTGCTCACCGCGTTCGCCCGGGCGTTCAAGACGCCCGACCTGCGCAAGAAGCTGCTGTTCACGCTGGGCATCATCGTGCTCTTCCGGCTCGGGCAACACGTCCCGATCCCGGGCATCGACTACAAGAACGTCCAGACGTGCATGGACCTCGCCAAGGGCCAGCAGGGGCTGTTCGGCTTGGTCAACATGTTCAGTGGTGGCGCACTGCTCCAGATCACCATCTTCGCGCTCGGGATCATGCCGTACATCACGGCGAGCATCATCCTTCAGCTGCTGACCGTGGTGATCCCGCGTCTCGAGGCCCTCAAGAAGGAGGGCCAGACCGGGCAGGCGAAGATCACGCAGTACACCCGTTATCTGACCATCGCGCTCGCGATCCTCCAGGGCACCGGGCTGGTGGCCACCGCCCGCAGCGGCTCGCTCTTCCAGAGCTGCCCGGTCGGCGGCCAGATCGTCCGGGACGACTCGATCTTCACCACCGCCGTGATGGTCATCACGATGACCGCCGGCACCGCGTTGATCATGTGGCTCGGTGAGCTGGTGACCGACCGGGGCATCGGCAACGGCATGTCGATCCTGATGTTCGTCTCGATCGCCGCCGGGTTCCCCAGCGCGATGTGGAGCATCAAGCAGCAGGGCAAGATCATGGGGGGCTGGCTGGAGTTCAGCCTGGTCATCCTCTGCGGTCTGGCCATGGTCGCCCTGGTGGTCTTCGTCGAGCAGGCGCAGCGTCGCATCCCCGTGCAATACGCCAAACGCATGATCGGCCGTCGCAGTTACGGCGGTACGTCCACCTACATCCCGATGAAGGTGAACCAGGCGGGTGTGATCCCCGTGATCTTCGCCTCGTCGCTGCTGTACATCCCGGCGCTGATCGTCCAGTTCTCCAATTCCAAGGCCGGCTGGGCGACGTGGATCTCGCAGAACTTCGTCAAGGGCGACCATCCGATCTACATCGCCACGTACTTCCTGCTGATCGTCTTCTTCGCGTTCTTCTATGTCGCCATCAGCTTCAACCCCGAAGAAGTTGCCGACAACATGAAGAAGTATGGTGGGTTCATCCCGGGTATCCGGGCTGGTCGTCCCACCGCGGAGTATCTGAGCTACGTGCTGAACCGCATCACGTGGCCCGGTGCGCTCTATCTGGGCTTGATCGCCCTGGTGCCCACGGTGGCACTGGTGACGCTCAACGCCAACCAGAACTTCCCGTTCGGCGGCACGAGCATCCTGATCATCGTGGGTGTCGGCCTGGAGACTGTGAAGCAGATCGAGAGCCAGCTTCAGCAGCGACACTACGAAGGGTTCCTCCGCTGA
- a CDS encoding adenylate kinase has product MRIVLVGPPGAGKGTQAAYLAEKLSIPHISTGDLFRANISQGTPLGKQAQEYMRAGQLVPDEVTIAMAEDRLNQPDAEQGFLLDGFPRNQFQAEALDTYLADHGVSLDAVLDLEVPESEVIKRIAGRRTCRNDSSHTFHVEYKPPKTEGVCDTCGGELYQREDDSEETVRKRLEVYHRETEPIIDYYKAKGLVVTISALGKVAEVTQRAMDALAAKAA; this is encoded by the coding sequence ATGCGAATCGTCCTCGTCGGGCCTCCGGGAGCCGGCAAGGGTACGCAGGCCGCGTACCTTGCCGAGAAGCTGTCGATCCCGCATATCTCCACCGGCGACCTGTTCCGCGCGAACATCAGCCAGGGCACTCCCCTCGGCAAGCAGGCGCAGGAGTACATGAGGGCCGGGCAGCTGGTACCGGACGAGGTCACCATCGCCATGGCGGAGGACCGGCTGAACCAGCCCGACGCGGAGCAGGGCTTCCTGCTGGACGGGTTCCCGCGGAACCAGTTCCAGGCCGAGGCCCTGGACACCTATCTGGCGGACCACGGCGTCTCGCTGGACGCGGTGCTGGACCTGGAGGTCCCCGAGTCCGAGGTGATCAAGCGCATCGCGGGCCGTCGTACCTGCCGTAACGACAGCTCGCACACGTTCCACGTGGAGTACAAGCCCCCGAAGACCGAGGGCGTGTGCGACACCTGCGGCGGCGAGCTGTACCAGCGCGAGGACGACAGCGAGGAGACGGTCCGCAAGCGCTTGGAGGTCTACCACCGGGAGACCGAGCCGATCATCGACTACTACAAGGCCAAGGGCCTGGTCGTGACGATCTCGGCGCTCGGCAAGGTGGCGGAGGTCACCCAGCGGGCGATGGACGCCCTGGCGGCGAAGGCGGCCTGA
- the map gene encoding type I methionyl aminopeptidase — protein sequence MVEIKTAEQIAKMREAGLVVAAIHEATRAAAVPGATTKDLDDVARKVIADHGAKSNFLGYGGFPATICTSVNDVVVHGIPDRETVLRDGDIISIDAGAIVDGWHGDAAFTAFVGTGHAPELYELSRVTEESMWAGIAAVRRGNRLVDISKAIEGYIRRQPRPASGKYGIIEDYGGHGIGTEMHMDPHLLNYVSKKRGKGPRLVPGFCIAIEPMVSLGTAKTHVLADDWTVKTDDGTWSSHWEHSVALTEEGPLVLTAVDGGKAKLAELGVEAAPDPLA from the coding sequence ATGGTGGAGATCAAGACTGCCGAGCAGATCGCCAAGATGCGCGAGGCGGGGCTGGTCGTCGCCGCCATCCATGAGGCGACGCGCGCGGCGGCCGTGCCGGGCGCGACCACCAAGGACCTGGACGACGTCGCCCGCAAGGTGATCGCCGACCACGGCGCCAAGTCGAACTTCCTCGGCTACGGCGGCTTCCCCGCCACGATCTGCACCTCGGTGAACGATGTCGTGGTGCACGGCATCCCGGACCGGGAGACCGTCCTCAGGGACGGCGACATCATCTCCATCGACGCGGGCGCGATCGTGGACGGCTGGCACGGCGACGCCGCCTTCACCGCCTTCGTGGGCACCGGCCACGCCCCGGAGCTGTACGAGCTCAGCCGGGTCACCGAGGAGTCGATGTGGGCCGGGATCGCCGCGGTCCGCAGGGGCAACCGGCTGGTCGACATCTCCAAGGCGATCGAGGGCTACATCCGCCGCCAGCCCCGTCCGGCCTCCGGCAAGTACGGGATCATCGAGGACTACGGCGGCCATGGCATCGGCACCGAGATGCACATGGACCCGCATCTGCTGAACTACGTCTCCAAGAAGCGCGGCAAGGGCCCCCGGCTGGTCCCCGGCTTCTGCATCGCGATCGAGCCCATGGTGAGCCTGGGCACCGCGAAGACCCACGTCCTGGCCGACGACTGGACGGTCAAGACGGACGACGGGACCTGGTCCAGCCACTGGGAGCACTCGGTCGCGCTGACCGAGGAGGGCCCGCTGGTGCTGACCGCCGTGGACGGCGGCAAGGCCAAGCTGGCCGAGCTGGGCGTGGAGGCCGCGCCCGACCCGCTGGCCTGA
- the infA gene encoding translation initiation factor IF-1: protein MAKKQGAIEIEGTVIESLPNAMFKVELQNGHKVLAHISGKMRMHYIRILPDDRVVVELSPYDLTRGRIVYRYK, encoded by the coding sequence ATGGCCAAGAAGCAAGGCGCCATCGAAATCGAGGGCACCGTGATCGAGTCTCTGCCGAACGCGATGTTCAAGGTGGAGCTCCAGAACGGTCACAAGGTCCTCGCGCACATCAGCGGCAAGATGCGTATGCACTACATCCGCATCCTGCCCGATGACCGGGTTGTCGTGGAGCTGTCTCCGTACGACCTCACGCGCGGACGGATCGTCTACCGCTACAAGTAG
- the rpmJ gene encoding 50S ribosomal protein L36 — MKVKPSVKKICDKCKVIRRHGRVMVICDNLRHKQRQG, encoded by the coding sequence ATGAAGGTCAAGCCGAGCGTCAAGAAGATCTGCGACAAGTGCAAGGTGATCCGCCGCCACGGCCGGGTCATGGTCATTTGCGACAACCTGCGCCACAAGCAGCGCCAGGGCTGA
- the rpsM gene encoding 30S ribosomal protein S13, which produces MARLAGVDLPRDKRVEVALTYVFGIGRTLAQQTLANTGVNPDTRVRDLAEEDLVKIREYVDNNIKTEGDLRREIQADIRRKVEIGCYQGLRHRRGLPVHGQRTSTNARTRKGPRRAIAGKKKPGKK; this is translated from the coding sequence ATGGCACGCCTCGCAGGCGTTGATCTCCCGCGCGACAAGCGCGTCGAGGTCGCCCTCACCTACGTCTTCGGCATCGGTCGCACCCTTGCCCAGCAGACGCTCGCCAACACCGGTGTGAACCCGGACACCCGCGTTCGCGACCTGGCCGAAGAGGACCTGGTCAAGATCCGCGAGTACGTGGACAACAACATCAAGACCGAGGGTGACCTCCGTCGCGAGATCCAGGCCGACATCCGCCGCAAGGTCGAGATCGGCTGCTACCAGGGTCTGCGTCACCGCCGCGGCCTTCCGGTCCACGGCCAGCGCACCAGCACCAACGCCCGCACCCGCAAGGGCCCGCGTCGCGCCATCGCCGGTAAGAAGAAGCCGGGCAAGAAGTAG
- the rpsK gene encoding 30S ribosomal protein S11, which produces MPPKSRTAGAKKVRRKEKKNVAHGHAHIKSTFNNTIVSITDPTGNVISWASAGHVGFKGSRKSTPFAAQMAAESAARRAQEHGMRKVDVFVKGPGSGRETAIRSLQATGLEVGSIQDVTPTPHNGCRPPKRRRV; this is translated from the coding sequence ATGCCTCCGAAGAGCAGGACGGCCGGCGCCAAGAAGGTGCGCCGCAAGGAGAAGAAGAACGTCGCCCACGGGCACGCTCACATCAAGAGCACGTTCAACAACACCATCGTCTCGATCACCGACCCGACCGGGAACGTGATCTCTTGGGCCTCGGCCGGCCACGTCGGCTTCAAGGGCTCGCGCAAGTCCACTCCGTTCGCCGCGCAGATGGCCGCCGAGTCGGCCGCCCGCCGCGCGCAGGAGCACGGCATGCGCAAGGTCGACGTGTTCGTCAAGGGTCCGGGCTCCGGCCGTGAGACCGCGATCCGCTCGCTCCAGGCCACCGGCCTGGAGGTGGGCTCGATCCAGGACGTCACTCCGACTCCGCACAACGGATGCCGCCCGCCCAAGCGTCGGCGCGTCTGA
- the rpsD gene encoding 30S ribosomal protein S4, whose protein sequence is MARYTGADCKRCRREKQKLFLKGSKCESAKCPIEIRPYPPGEHGRGRTKDSEYLLQLREKQKATRIYGVLEKQFRGYYAEANRKSGKTGENLLRILETRLDNVVYRAGFAKSRDHARQLVRHGHINVNGRKTDIPSARVTVNDIIEVRPKSRTLTPFQVAQAEAGDRTVPAWLEAIPSQLRILVHSLPERQVIDTQVQEQLIVELYSK, encoded by the coding sequence ATGGCGCGTTACACCGGGGCCGACTGCAAGCGTTGCCGTCGGGAGAAGCAGAAGCTCTTCCTCAAGGGGAGCAAGTGCGAGAGCGCGAAGTGCCCGATCGAGATCCGTCCTTACCCCCCGGGTGAGCACGGTCGCGGGCGCACCAAGGACAGCGAGTACCTGCTGCAGCTTCGTGAGAAGCAGAAGGCGACCCGCATCTACGGTGTCCTTGAGAAGCAGTTCCGTGGCTACTACGCGGAGGCGAACAGGAAGTCCGGCAAGACCGGTGAGAACCTGCTGCGCATCCTCGAGACCCGTCTCGACAACGTGGTCTACCGGGCCGGCTTCGCCAAGTCCCGCGACCACGCCCGTCAGCTGGTCCGCCACGGCCACATCAACGTGAACGGCCGCAAGACCGACATCCCGTCGGCCCGCGTCACCGTGAACGACATCATCGAGGTCCGTCCGAAGTCCCGGACCCTGACCCCCTTCCAGGTGGCTCAGGCCGAGGCGGGCGACCGCACCGTGCCGGCGTGGCTGGAGGCCATTCCGTCGCAGCTGCGGATCCTCGTGCACTCGCTGCCCGAGCGCCAGGTGATCGACACCCAGGTGCAGGAGCAGCTGATCGTCGAGCTCTACTCGAAGTAG
- a CDS encoding DNA-directed RNA polymerase subunit alpha yields the protein MLIAQRPSLTEEVVDEFRSRFVIEPLEPGFGYTLGNSLRRTLLSSIPGAAVTSIRIDGVLHEFTTVPGVKEDVTDLILNIKQLVVSSEHDEPVVMYLRKQGPGLVTAADIAPPAGVEVHNPDLVLATLNGKGKLEMELTVERGRGYVSAVQNKQVGQEIGRIPVDSIYSPVLKVTYKVEATRVEQRTDFDKLIVDVETKQAMRPRDAMASAGKTLVELFGLARELNVDAEGIDMGPSPTDAALAADLALPIEELELTVRSYNCLKREGIHSVGELVARSEADLLDIRNFGAKSIDEVKAKLAGMGLALKDSPPGFDPTAAADAFGADDDADAGFVETEQY from the coding sequence ATGCTGATCGCTCAGCGTCCCTCGTTGACCGAAGAGGTCGTCGACGAGTTCCGCTCCCGGTTCGTGATCGAGCCGCTGGAGCCGGGCTTCGGCTACACCCTCGGAAACTCCCTGCGTCGTACGCTCCTGTCCTCGATCCCCGGTGCGGCCGTCACCAGCATCCGGATCGACGGGGTCCTGCACGAGTTCACCACCGTGCCGGGCGTCAAGGAGGACGTCACCGACCTGATCCTCAACATCAAGCAGCTGGTCGTCTCGAGCGAGCACGACGAGCCGGTCGTGATGTACCTGCGCAAGCAGGGCCCGGGTCTGGTCACCGCCGCCGACATCGCGCCGCCCGCCGGTGTCGAGGTGCACAACCCCGACCTGGTCCTGGCCACGCTGAACGGCAAGGGCAAGCTGGAGATGGAGCTGACCGTCGAGCGCGGTCGCGGCTACGTCTCCGCCGTCCAGAACAAGCAGGTCGGCCAGGAGATCGGCCGCATCCCGGTCGACTCCATCTACTCGCCGGTGCTCAAGGTCACCTACAAGGTCGAGGCGACCCGTGTCGAGCAGCGCACCGACTTCGACAAGCTGATCGTCGACGTCGAGACCAAGCAGGCCATGCGGCCGCGCGATGCCATGGCGTCGGCCGGTAAGACCCTGGTCGAGCTGTTCGGCCTGGCCCGCGAGCTCAATGTGGACGCCGAGGGCATCGACATGGGTCCGTCCCCGACGGACGCCGCGCTCGCCGCGGACCTGGCGCTGCCGATCGAGGAGCTCGAGCTCACCGTCCGTTCGTACAACTGCCTCAAGCGCGAGGGCATCCACTCCGTGGGTGAGCTCGTGGCGCGGTCCGAGGCGGACCTGCTCGACATCCGGAACTTCGGCGCCAAGTCGATCGACGAGGTCAAGGCGAAGCTGGCCGGTATGGGCCTGGCGCTCAAGGACAGCCCGCCCGGATTCGACCCGACCGCCGCGGCGGACGCCTTCGGCGCGGACGACGACGCGGACGCCGGTTTCGTCGAGACCGAGCAGTACTGA
- the rplQ gene encoding 50S ribosomal protein L17, with translation MPKPTKGARLGGSAAHERLLLANLATALFEHGRITTTEAKARRLRPVAEKLVTKAKKGDLHNRRLVLQTIRDKSVVHTLFTEIGPRYENRPGGYTRITKIGNRRGDNAPMAVIELVEALTVQQEAVGEAEAATKRSAKDAAGDQAAANLKKDEAPAAEATEAEATEAPAEESKDA, from the coding sequence ATGCCGAAGCCCACCAAGGGCGCCCGTCTGGGCGGCAGCGCTGCGCACGAGCGGCTCCTGCTGGCGAACCTCGCCACCGCGCTGTTCGAGCACGGCCGGATCACCACCACCGAGGCGAAGGCCCGCCGCCTGCGCCCGGTCGCGGAGAAGCTGGTCACCAAGGCGAAGAAGGGCGACCTTCACAACCGCCGTCTGGTGCTCCAGACCATCCGCGACAAGAGCGTCGTGCACACTCTCTTCACCGAGATCGGGCCGCGCTACGAGAACCGGCCGGGTGGCTACACCCGCATCACCAAGATCGGTAACCGCCGTGGCGACAACGCCCCGATGGCGGTCATCGAGCTGGTCGAGGCGCTGACCGTGCAGCAGGAGGCCGTCGGCGAGGCCGAGGCCGCCACCAAGCGCTCCGCCAAGGACGCCGCCGGCGACCAGGCCGCCGCGAACCTCAAGAAGGACGAGGCCCCGGCCGCCGAGGCCACCGAGGCCGAGGCCACCGAGGCTCCGGCCGAGGAGAGCAAGGACGCCTGA
- the truA gene encoding tRNA pseudouridine(38-40) synthase TruA, with the protein MTDEAAPGFVRVRLDLAYDGKDFSGWAKQRERRTVQGELESALRTVTRSCETYELTVAGRTDAGVHARGQVAHVDLPEELWAEHRDKLLRRLAGRLPHDIRVWRVTEAPAGFNARFSAIWRRYAYRVTDHPGGVDPLLRGHVLWHDWPLDVDAMNAASKRLLGEHDFAAYCKRRDGATTIRTLQRLDWVRGADGIVTATVRADAFCHNMVRSLVGALLFVGDGHRAPDWPATVLAAGVRDSAVHVVRPHGLTLEEVGYPADDQLAARNRESRNKRSLAGATAIGSGCC; encoded by the coding sequence GTGACTGACGAGGCGGCGCCCGGTTTCGTACGGGTCCGGCTGGATCTCGCCTACGACGGCAAGGACTTCTCGGGCTGGGCCAAGCAGCGCGAGCGGCGCACCGTACAGGGCGAGCTGGAGAGCGCGCTGCGGACGGTGACGCGCTCCTGTGAGACGTACGAGCTGACCGTCGCGGGCCGCACCGACGCCGGGGTGCACGCCCGTGGCCAGGTGGCGCACGTGGACCTGCCCGAGGAGCTGTGGGCCGAGCACCGGGACAAGCTGCTCCGCCGGCTGGCCGGCCGGCTGCCCCACGACATACGGGTCTGGCGGGTCACCGAGGCCCCGGCCGGGTTCAACGCCCGTTTCTCCGCGATCTGGCGGCGCTACGCCTACCGGGTCACCGACCACCCCGGCGGGGTCGACCCGCTGCTGCGCGGCCATGTGCTGTGGCACGACTGGCCGCTGGACGTGGACGCCATGAACGCGGCCTCGAAGCGGCTCCTGGGCGAGCACGACTTCGCCGCGTACTGCAAGCGGCGCGACGGCGCCACCACCATCCGCACCCTCCAGCGGCTCGACTGGGTGCGCGGCGCGGACGGCATCGTCACGGCCACGGTGCGGGCGGATGCCTTCTGCCACAACATGGTGCGCTCGCTGGTGGGCGCCCTGCTCTTCGTCGGCGACGGCCACCGCGCCCCCGACTGGCCGGCCACGGTGCTCGCCGCGGGCGTGCGCGACTCCGCCGTCCACGTGGTCCGCCCCCATGGCCTGACGCTGGAGGAGGTCGGCTATCCGGCCGACGACCAACTCGCGGCCCGTAACCGGGAGTCCCGCAACAAGCGCTCCCTGGCGGGCGCGACGGCGATCGGCTCCGGCTGCTGCTGA
- a CDS encoding STAS domain-containing protein — protein MTTSEAAVRERLTRALQERDEEIADRWVELQMEQALLDTDIGEAELREEAYALIEALVPGLQSGVPVDRVVTSTPGLHEAVVGLSLRRARAGATPTATSLAVLALKEALLKAVQRDTRDAEELFASAVFMNRLLDVAGALSFETYVEGREEIIRRQSQQLMEQSTPVVRLWRQVLAVPLIGTLDTARTQVVMENLLQAIQDHEALVAIVDITGVPTVDTAVAQHLMQTVNAVRLMGADCVISGVRPSIAQTIAQLGIDLSTILTRATLADALAAAIKLIDGPGPDGDEGDGR, from the coding sequence GTGACTACCAGCGAGGCCGCTGTACGGGAGCGCCTGACCAGGGCGCTCCAGGAGCGTGACGAGGAGATCGCCGATCGCTGGGTCGAGCTGCAGATGGAGCAGGCCCTGCTGGACACCGACATCGGGGAGGCCGAACTCCGCGAGGAGGCCTACGCCTTGATCGAGGCGCTGGTCCCGGGTCTGCAGAGCGGTGTGCCGGTGGACCGGGTGGTGACCTCCACTCCGGGGCTGCACGAGGCCGTGGTCGGGCTGTCGCTGCGCCGGGCGCGGGCCGGGGCCACACCGACGGCCACCTCGCTCGCGGTGCTCGCGCTCAAGGAGGCCCTGCTCAAGGCGGTGCAGCGGGACACCCGTGACGCCGAGGAGCTGTTCGCCTCGGCGGTCTTCATGAACCGGCTGCTCGATGTGGCAGGGGCGCTGTCCTTCGAGACGTATGTGGAGGGCCGGGAGGAGATCATCCGCCGGCAGAGCCAGCAGTTGATGGAGCAGTCGACACCGGTGGTGCGGCTGTGGCGGCAAGTGCTGGCCGTCCCGCTGATCGGCACGCTGGACACCGCGCGGACCCAGGTGGTCATGGAGAACCTCCTCCAGGCCATCCAGGACCACGAGGCGTTGGTCGCGATCGTCGACATCACGGGCGTGCCGACGGTGGACACCGCCGTCGCCCAGCATCTGATGCAGACCGTCAACGCGGTGCGGCTGATGGGCGCGGACTGCGTCATCAGCGGGGTCCGGCCCTCGATCGCCCAGACCATCGCCCAGCTCGGTATCGATCTGTCCACCATCCTCACCCGGGCGACGCTGGCCGACGCGCTGGCCGCCGCGATCAAGCTGATCGACGGCCCCGGGCCCGACGGTGATGAAGGAGACGGCCGGTGA
- a CDS encoding STAS domain-containing protein, which produces MTGQPQPGVPILRLGDVLVTGLLNELDDRTAIAFTEELTERISAEGARGVLIDISRLEIIDSFVARTLMELTTVARLLGARVIVAGMRPPVAITLVELGIELVGVETALNPEQGMAALGWRQAPQPPEGARRGTAG; this is translated from the coding sequence GTGACCGGTCAGCCCCAGCCCGGAGTTCCGATTCTGCGACTGGGCGATGTCCTGGTCACCGGCCTGCTCAATGAGCTCGACGACCGGACCGCCATCGCCTTCACCGAGGAGCTGACCGAGCGGATCTCGGCCGAGGGCGCCCGCGGGGTGCTCATCGACATCTCCCGGCTGGAGATCATCGACTCGTTCGTGGCCCGGACGCTGATGGAGCTGACCACGGTGGCCCGGCTGCTGGGCGCCCGGGTGATCGTGGCCGGGATGCGACCGCCGGTGGCGATCACCCTGGTCGAGCTGGGGATCGAACTCGTCGGTGTGGAGACCGCACTCAATCCGGAGCAGGGCATGGCCGCGCTGGGGTGGCGGCAGGCCCCACAGCCTCCGGAAGGGGCCCGACGTGGCACTGCCGGGTGA
- a CDS encoding ATP-binding protein: MSSRAQGRRPTGPATYPVRTEEDLLTVRHAVRAATVEVGFGLVDQTRVVTAASELARNAYVHGGGGTVTLEYPRESSGRRGLRLTVMDEGPGIADLDAALTDGFTTGTGLGHGLGGARRLMDEFTVRTGPGEGTVVVATRWTVR; the protein is encoded by the coding sequence GTGTCCTCGCGGGCGCAGGGCCGGCGCCCGACCGGGCCGGCCACGTATCCGGTACGCACCGAGGAGGACCTGCTGACGGTCCGCCACGCGGTGCGCGCGGCCACCGTCGAGGTGGGCTTCGGCCTGGTGGACCAGACCCGGGTGGTCACGGCCGCCAGCGAGCTCGCCCGTAACGCGTATGTCCACGGGGGCGGCGGCACGGTCACCCTCGAGTATCCGCGCGAGTCCTCCGGGCGGCGGGGGCTGCGGCTGACCGTCATGGACGAGGGACCGGGGATCGCGGACCTCGACGCGGCGCTGACCGACGGCTTCACCACCGGCACCGGCCTGGGCCACGGCCTGGGCGGCGCCCGGCGGCTGATGGACGAGTTCACGGTGCGCACCGGACCGGGTGAGGGCACCGTGGTGGTCGCCACCCGCTGGACGGTCCGGTGA
- a CDS encoding SpoIIE family protein phosphatase — MTHPLTAPTTEVRVDHRSAVHLAAETARAVARECGLPGALPDQAALIASELATNLNKHAGDGTLYVQPLPLGHGVEIVAADRGPGMRDPERCPADGCTTAGTLGGGLGAVNRMATHFTIRSADGPGAGTWACARLTPPGERRQEWQGVGTVCLPAEGEEDCGDARAIVDTGSARTAVVLDGLGHGRAAAEAAQAALGAFHTDPDRPLPEVVTRMHRVLRHTRGAAVGLLRLYPDRADYCGIGNIRALALSHEGVSYRLTGQPGVVGWEMPAPRVHGFPLPQGSTAVLHSDGIDARWGLDPPPRLLRLPPPLLSAALAHGHRRVRDDATVLAARSPLRLP; from the coding sequence GTGACCCACCCGCTCACGGCGCCCACCACCGAGGTGCGCGTCGACCACCGCAGCGCCGTGCACCTGGCCGCCGAGACGGCGCGCGCGGTGGCCCGGGAGTGCGGGCTGCCGGGCGCGCTGCCCGATCAGGCGGCGCTGATCGCCTCGGAGCTGGCGACCAACCTGAACAAGCACGCCGGCGACGGCACGCTCTACGTCCAGCCCCTGCCGCTGGGCCACGGTGTGGAGATCGTCGCCGCCGACCGGGGCCCCGGTATGCGGGACCCCGAGCGCTGTCCGGCGGACGGCTGCACCACCGCCGGAACGCTGGGGGGCGGGCTCGGCGCCGTGAACCGGATGGCCACCCACTTCACCATCCGCAGCGCCGACGGCCCAGGTGCGGGCACCTGGGCCTGCGCCCGGCTCACCCCGCCGGGCGAGCGGCGGCAGGAGTGGCAGGGGGTGGGCACGGTCTGTCTGCCCGCCGAAGGCGAGGAGGACTGCGGCGACGCCCGCGCGATCGTCGACACCGGCTCCGCCCGCACCGCGGTCGTCCTCGACGGTCTCGGCCACGGCCGGGCCGCCGCCGAGGCGGCCCAGGCGGCCCTGGGGGCGTTCCACACCGACCCCGACCGGCCGCTGCCGGAGGTGGTCACCCGGATGCACCGGGTTCTGCGGCACACCCGCGGGGCCGCGGTGGGGCTGCTGCGGCTGTACCCCGACCGCGCCGACTACTGCGGCATCGGCAACATCCGCGCCCTCGCCCTGAGCCACGAGGGCGTGTCGTACCGGCTGACCGGGCAGCCCGGGGTGGTCGGCTGGGAGATGCCCGCACCGCGCGTGCACGGCTTCCCGCTGCCCCAGGGGTCCACGGCGGTGCTGCACAGCGACGGCATCGACGCCCGCTGGGGGCTCGACCCGCCCCCGCGGCTGCTCCGTCTGCCGCCGCCCCTGCTGTCCGCCGCACTCGCCCATGGCCATCGCCGCGTCCGCGACGACGCCACGGTTCTCGCGGCCAGGTCTCCCTTAAGGCTTCCATGA